The following proteins come from a genomic window of Kitasatospora sp. NBC_01246:
- a CDS encoding FxsB family cyclophane-forming radical SAM/SPASM peptide maturase, producing the protein MKRIPLPFSQFVVKVHSRCDLACDHCYVYEHADTSWRTRPKVIGDEVLAKAAERIGAHAAAHRLPGVRVVLHGGEPLLAGPDRLRGVAEALRAALPPGCALDLRIHTNGVLLNREFCSLFAALGVGVGISLDGDRAANDRHRRFADGRSSHPQVLRAVALLREPEFQHLFAGLLCTIDVENDPVAVYRALAELQPPAVDFLLPHATWDDPPKRPAGRGEHPYADWLLAVHDHWEADGRRFAVRTFESVHRTLRGFTSLTESLGLEPSDLVVLETDGTFEQVDSLKTAFDGAPATGFDVFAHSLDDVARHPGIVARQSGLAGLAATCRGCPVVRTCGGGLYAHRYRGHDGGGGFDNPSVYCGDLMTLINGITARSGPVPLPAQVAAPVVPAALAPAQLDELARGYGGADTVRALGRSQLALTRAMLAAAWDASGQGRPEAWALLSELDAAAPAAVDTVLAHPYARAWAARQLAGDLGTGLGPLAGLAAAAAVRAGRGDAVAVPVRGGWLHLPTLGRIALPDGEAVVTGRADGFTVRAADGSVRTALDEPLRRIRLAGGWTVALEDVDPLRDSHDHAVAERLPDGELLHWTGALREAWELLGHDLPGYADGIRVGLTAITPLRPGPAGRDVSSAARQAFGVVGIARPATAPTLALLLAHEFQHVKLGAVLDLLDLYDRNDDTLYLAPWRPDPRPLEGLFQGTYAHLAVTEYWGTRTLAYDGLPGEAADRARLQFALWRQYTAEAVERLAGSGSLTALGLRFADGMRAAVAPWLAVALPDAAERAARLAREERAMAGG; encoded by the coding sequence ATGAAGCGAATTCCGCTGCCTTTCTCGCAATTCGTGGTCAAGGTGCACAGCCGCTGCGACCTCGCCTGCGACCACTGCTATGTCTACGAGCACGCGGACACCAGTTGGCGCACCCGGCCGAAGGTCATCGGCGACGAGGTCCTGGCCAAGGCCGCCGAACGGATCGGCGCGCACGCGGCCGCGCACCGGCTGCCCGGCGTCCGGGTCGTCCTGCACGGGGGAGAACCCCTGCTCGCCGGCCCGGACCGGCTGCGCGGGGTGGCCGAGGCGCTCCGGGCGGCGCTCCCGCCCGGGTGCGCCCTCGACCTGCGCATCCACACCAACGGCGTCCTGCTGAACCGCGAATTCTGCTCCCTGTTCGCCGCGTTGGGCGTCGGGGTGGGCATCTCGCTGGACGGCGACCGGGCTGCCAACGACCGGCACCGCCGGTTCGCCGACGGGCGCAGCAGCCACCCCCAGGTGCTGCGGGCCGTGGCACTGCTGCGCGAACCGGAGTTCCAGCACCTCTTCGCCGGACTGCTCTGCACCATCGACGTCGAGAACGACCCGGTGGCCGTCTACCGCGCGCTGGCCGAACTCCAGCCCCCCGCGGTCGACTTCCTGCTGCCGCACGCCACCTGGGACGATCCGCCGAAACGCCCCGCCGGCCGGGGCGAGCACCCGTACGCCGACTGGCTGCTCGCCGTGCACGACCACTGGGAGGCCGACGGGCGGCGGTTCGCCGTCCGCACCTTCGAGTCGGTGCACCGGACGCTGCGCGGGTTCACCAGCCTCACCGAGTCGCTCGGCCTGGAGCCGTCCGACCTGGTCGTGCTGGAGACCGACGGCACCTTCGAGCAGGTCGACAGCCTCAAGACCGCGTTCGACGGCGCCCCCGCGACCGGCTTCGACGTGTTCGCGCACAGCCTCGACGACGTCGCCCGGCACCCCGGCATCGTCGCCCGCCAGTCCGGCCTGGCCGGGCTCGCCGCCACCTGCCGCGGCTGTCCCGTCGTGCGCACCTGCGGAGGCGGCCTGTACGCCCACCGCTATCGGGGCCACGATGGTGGCGGCGGCTTCGACAACCCCTCCGTCTACTGCGGGGACCTCATGACGCTCATCAACGGCATCACGGCGCGGAGCGGGCCGGTCCCCCTGCCGGCCCAGGTCGCCGCACCGGTCGTGCCGGCGGCGCTCGCCCCGGCGCAGCTCGACGAACTCGCCCGCGGATACGGCGGCGCGGACACCGTGCGCGCGCTGGGCCGCTCCCAGCTCGCCCTCACCCGGGCGATGCTGGCCGCCGCCTGGGACGCCTCGGGCCAGGGGCGTCCGGAGGCGTGGGCGCTGCTGTCCGAGCTGGACGCCGCCGCCCCGGCCGCCGTCGACACCGTGCTCGCCCACCCGTACGCCCGCGCCTGGGCCGCCCGGCAGCTGGCCGGCGACCTGGGGACCGGGCTGGGTCCGCTGGCGGGCCTGGCCGCCGCCGCGGCGGTGCGGGCCGGGCGGGGCGACGCCGTCGCCGTACCGGTGCGCGGCGGGTGGCTGCACCTGCCGACGCTCGGGCGGATCGCCCTCCCCGACGGGGAGGCGGTCGTCACCGGCCGGGCCGACGGGTTCACCGTCCGGGCGGCCGACGGGTCGGTGCGCACGGCCCTGGACGAGCCGCTGCGGCGGATCCGGCTGGCCGGGGGGTGGACCGTCGCCCTGGAGGACGTCGACCCGCTGCGCGACAGCCACGACCACGCCGTGGCGGAGCGGCTGCCGGACGGCGAACTGCTCCACTGGACCGGTGCGCTGCGCGAGGCCTGGGAGCTGCTCGGGCACGACCTGCCGGGGTACGCGGACGGCATCCGGGTGGGGCTGACGGCGATCACCCCGCTGCGCCCGGGCCCGGCCGGGCGGGACGTCAGTTCGGCCGCCCGGCAGGCGTTCGGGGTGGTCGGCATCGCCCGGCCCGCCACCGCGCCGACCCTCGCCCTGCTGCTCGCGCACGAGTTCCAGCACGTGAAGCTCGGCGCGGTGCTGGACCTGCTGGACCTGTATGACCGGAACGACGACACGCTGTACCTCGCCCCCTGGCGGCCCGACCCGAGGCCGCTCGAAGGCCTCTTCCAGGGCACCTACGCCCATCTGGCCGTCACCGAGTACTGGGGCACCCGCACGCTCGCGTACGACGGCCTGCCGGGTGAGGCCGCAGACCGGGCGCGGCTGCAGTTCGCGCTCTGGCGGCAGTACACCGCGGAGGCGGTCGAACGGCTGGCCGGGTCCGGCTCGCTGACCGCGCTCGGCCTGCGCTTCGCGGACGGCATGCGGGCGGCGGTCGCCCCCTGGCTCGCGGTGGCGCTGCCCGACGCCGCCGAGCGGGCGGCCAGGCTGGCCCGGGAGGAGCGCGCGATGGCCGGCGGCTGA
- a CDS encoding aminoglycoside N(3)-acetyltransferase gives MHVQASLRSLGPVAGGAAAVVAALLAAVGDRGTLVGYTATPENSATSRIHATATAGLSPAEVAAYRALMPPFDPATTPCSPTMGALSEAIRTHRDAHRSHHPQTSWAAIGRHARRITERHPYDCHLGPDSPLGRLYDLDARVLMLGVPMASFTAFHLADLRMPDVPLREYRCRGAEGWISFKAPELDDLHFGALGAQVLREAEGVTAGEIGGAPCRLVPVREAVDLAERILRRSRA, from the coding sequence GTGCACGTCCAGGCGTCGCTGCGGTCGCTCGGCCCGGTGGCGGGCGGGGCCGCGGCGGTGGTGGCGGCGCTGCTGGCGGCGGTCGGCGACCGCGGCACCCTGGTCGGGTACACGGCCACCCCCGAGAACTCGGCCACCTCCCGCATCCACGCCACCGCCACCGCCGGCCTCTCGCCCGCCGAGGTCGCCGCCTACCGCGCCCTGATGCCGCCCTTCGACCCGGCCACCACCCCCTGCTCCCCGACCATGGGAGCCCTCTCGGAGGCGATCCGCACCCACCGGGACGCCCACCGCAGCCACCACCCCCAGACCTCCTGGGCCGCCATCGGCCGGCACGCCCGGCGGATCACCGAACGGCACCCGTACGACTGCCACCTGGGCCCGGACTCCCCCCTCGGCCGGCTCTACGACCTCGACGCGCGGGTGCTGATGCTGGGCGTCCCGATGGCCAGCTTCACCGCCTTCCACCTGGCGGACCTGCGGATGCCCGACGTCCCGCTGCGCGAGTACCGCTGCCGTGGTGCGGAGGGCTGGATCTCCTTCAAGGCCCCCGAGCTCGACGACCTCCACTTCGGCGCGCTGGGCGCACAGGTCCTCCGCGAGGCCGAGGGCGTGACCGCGGGGGAGATCGGCGGCGCGCCGTGCCGGCTCGTCCCGGTCCGCGAGGCCGTCGACCTCGCCGAGCGGATCCTCCGCCGCTCCCGCGCCTGA
- a CDS encoding TIR-like protein FxsC yields the protein MNDHGWDEDAARPYFFLSYAHTPRSGARGAGDPNHWVRQLYRDLCEAVLQLTTVPAGVPVGFMDESMHQGELWAERLSEELATCRVFVPLYSPRYFNSVPCGQEWHSFTRRPVYPANLDSERTSGIVPVLWAPMSRYRLPRVASELQFNHTSFGPDYATEGLYALMKLTYFRSAYELAVHRLARRIVEVAEETVIPVGRRLDFNSLPSAFDVTAPTKQLRISVLSYHRGELPGDRNPDYYGAKRTDWHPYRPAATRPLAEHAVRLARQLGFQATVHEFDDEAEAIIAGSEPSAPGLLLLDRWALQDERRRELVRRFDRSDSTWVSVLEPWNQDDPDCVERHREMGELSDQILRITHRSARPSFLGAVGGTPGLGSLEEFDDALPRAAMKAKYAFEGRTRTEPDEPAPPRPNLRDAFRQGRGRDGPGAAPFGDDDHSASDLGDRPDHGTPPGGGIT from the coding sequence GTGAACGACCATGGCTGGGACGAGGACGCCGCCCGGCCGTACTTCTTCCTCAGTTACGCCCACACCCCGAGATCGGGGGCACGCGGTGCGGGGGATCCCAACCACTGGGTGCGGCAGCTGTACCGGGACCTCTGCGAGGCGGTGCTCCAGCTCACCACGGTGCCGGCGGGAGTCCCGGTCGGTTTCATGGACGAGTCCATGCACCAGGGGGAGTTGTGGGCCGAGCGGCTCTCCGAGGAGCTGGCCACCTGCCGGGTCTTCGTGCCGCTGTACTCGCCGCGCTACTTCAACAGCGTTCCGTGCGGCCAGGAGTGGCACTCCTTCACCCGCCGCCCCGTGTACCCGGCGAACCTCGACTCGGAGCGGACCAGCGGGATCGTCCCGGTGCTCTGGGCGCCGATGAGCCGCTACCGGCTGCCCCGGGTGGCGAGCGAACTCCAGTTCAACCACACCAGTTTCGGGCCGGACTACGCCACCGAGGGCCTCTACGCGCTGATGAAGCTCACCTACTTCCGCTCCGCCTACGAGCTCGCCGTGCACCGGCTGGCCCGGCGGATCGTGGAGGTGGCGGAGGAGACGGTGATCCCGGTCGGGCGCCGGCTGGACTTCAACTCCCTGCCCAGCGCGTTCGACGTCACCGCGCCCACCAAGCAGCTGCGGATCTCCGTGCTCTCCTACCACCGGGGCGAGCTGCCGGGCGACCGCAACCCCGACTACTACGGCGCCAAGCGGACCGACTGGCACCCCTACCGGCCCGCCGCCACCCGCCCGCTCGCCGAGCACGCCGTCCGCCTCGCCCGGCAGCTGGGGTTCCAGGCCACCGTGCACGAGTTCGACGACGAGGCCGAGGCGATCATCGCGGGCAGTGAACCCAGCGCTCCCGGTCTGCTGCTGCTGGACCGCTGGGCGCTCCAGGACGAGCGGCGGCGCGAGCTGGTCCGCCGCTTCGACCGCTCGGACTCCACCTGGGTGAGCGTCCTGGAGCCGTGGAACCAGGACGACCCGGACTGCGTGGAGCGGCACCGGGAGATGGGCGAACTCAGCGACCAGATACTGCGGATCACCCACCGGTCGGCCCGGCCGAGCTTCCTCGGCGCCGTCGGCGGGACCCCCGGGCTGGGCAGTCTGGAGGAGTTCGACGACGCGCTGCCGCGGGCCGCGATGAAGGCCAAGTACGCGTTCGAGGGCCGGACCAGGACCGAGCCCGACGAACCGGCACCACCGCGGCCCAATCTGCGCGACGCCTTCCGCCAGGGACGCGGCCGGGACGGGCCGGGCGCCGCTCCCTTCGGCGACGACGACCACTCAGCCAGCGACTTAGGCGACCGCCCGGACCACGGGACGCCGCCCGGGGGAGGAATCACATGA
- the fxsT gene encoding FxSxx-COOH system tetratricopeptide repeat protein, whose product MSENRTRNLRIGGLTAAELAAQREAEQDRQGRVITFYSYKGGTGRTMALANTAWILAANGFRVLTVDWDLEAPGLAKFFHPFLDPAVLAGTTGMMDLIAEYREEALRPVEHEEGWHLDFARVHPHALSLSWPLFPGGGSLDFLSAGQFNRDYSEAVTHLDWDIFYDRFDGGQFFDALKADMSKRYDYVLIDSRTGLSDIAEICTVQMPDDLVVCFTLSDQSIDGASRIAQHIHDRYRERGIRILPVPMRIDEGEKEKADAGRALARIRFDGLPAGLSGEELAHYWGSVEIPYRPFYAYEEILATFGDQGGTQTSMLAACERLTGEITNGRVTSLPTVDEEVRLRYVDAFTRRRPSVPADLYLSYVPEDRMWADWIESVLTRAGFRVLPRDLSAGSDPRQETERGIDAAYRTVAVLSPAYQRSPQARALWESVVSSDPSGTRRQLVPVRVGDVRLTAPFSNRNPVDLVGRDETQSVQTLLRALGRADVPLAETTGTGPRFPGSKPQVWDVPPRNPSFTGRAAVLEQLRNQLRGGMAAVLPTPQTLYGLGGVGKTQVALEYAHRFMSDYDLVWWIDAEQTELVAPALADLARRLGLRVGDSVTEAAEAAREALRRGVPTSRWLLIFDNADEPAEIRWFFPGGSGHILVTSRNQAWSGHAEALEVDVFTRGESVEHLCRRARGLSRSDADRVAEAVGDLPLAVEVAAAWLDTTGTPVDTYVTQLQAEAARALAGARPADYPTPVGATWNVSIGRLRTQSPAAVRLLQLCAFFAPEPISMNLFYSDQMIRALVQYDADLSDKFMLGKVIQAIGRYALAKVDAGTNSFQVHRLVQAVIRAEMTEDEQEVAVHEVHRILTGARPVLGDTDDPANWPAFDEIWPHLSPSRAHNCDEADTRQLLIDRVRYLWKRGELDRARDLGHALDAEWTGKLGEDDRQTLLLRFQLANVLRSQGNYADALALDESTLERQRALLGEHHPYTLMTAGSLGADRRALGRFQEALDLDREILDQFRELFGDDNPRTLSMANNLAIDYRLVGDSEAARELDQETLDRRTAVLGPRHPYTLSTKSNLARDLRELGDYRGSVELLQEVTNDLGDVLDPDLPENLRNAKSLAVSLRRTGQLAEARRITKETYERYLERYGADAPDALACALNLAADHSASGDKEAARDLCTTVYEGHRRLFGEEHPFTLACANNLGIYLRGSGDVPGAIERGRDTVDGLTRSVGPDHPYTLNAMINLANAHGDAGQVGLAEELGRRAYAGLCERYTPRHPDAVACEANLAVTLRAAGRHGQAADLRARAIAELIRQFGEEHPNTVAARGWKRINRDLEPQPV is encoded by the coding sequence ATGAGCGAGAACCGCACCAGGAACCTCCGCATCGGCGGCCTGACCGCGGCCGAACTCGCCGCCCAGCGCGAGGCGGAGCAGGACCGGCAGGGCCGGGTCATCACCTTCTACTCCTACAAGGGCGGCACCGGGCGCACCATGGCGCTCGCCAACACCGCCTGGATCCTGGCGGCCAACGGCTTCCGGGTGCTCACGGTGGACTGGGACCTGGAGGCGCCGGGCCTGGCCAAGTTCTTCCACCCGTTCCTCGACCCGGCGGTGCTGGCCGGTACCACCGGAATGATGGACCTGATCGCCGAGTACCGGGAGGAGGCGCTGCGGCCGGTCGAGCACGAGGAGGGCTGGCACCTCGACTTCGCCCGGGTGCACCCGCACGCGCTCTCGCTCTCCTGGCCGCTGTTCCCCGGCGGCGGGAGCCTGGACTTCCTCTCCGCCGGCCAGTTCAACCGGGACTACTCCGAGGCCGTCACCCACCTGGACTGGGACATCTTCTACGACCGCTTCGACGGCGGGCAGTTCTTCGACGCGCTCAAGGCCGACATGAGCAAGCGCTACGACTACGTACTGATCGACTCCCGTACCGGCCTGTCCGACATCGCCGAGATCTGCACCGTCCAGATGCCCGACGACCTGGTGGTCTGCTTCACCCTGAGCGACCAGTCCATCGACGGCGCCTCCCGGATCGCCCAGCACATCCACGACCGCTACCGCGAGCGCGGCATCCGGATCCTGCCGGTGCCGATGCGCATCGACGAGGGCGAGAAGGAGAAGGCGGACGCCGGCCGGGCGCTGGCCCGGATCCGCTTCGACGGCCTGCCGGCCGGTCTGTCCGGCGAGGAACTGGCCCACTACTGGGGCTCGGTGGAGATCCCGTACCGGCCGTTCTACGCCTACGAGGAGATCCTGGCGACCTTCGGTGACCAGGGCGGTACCCAGACCTCGATGCTGGCCGCCTGCGAACGGCTGACCGGCGAGATCACCAACGGCCGGGTCACCTCGCTGCCGACGGTCGACGAGGAGGTCCGGCTGCGCTACGTCGACGCCTTCACCCGGCGCCGCCCGTCCGTCCCGGCCGACCTCTACCTCTCCTACGTCCCCGAGGACCGGATGTGGGCGGACTGGATCGAGTCGGTGCTGACCCGGGCCGGCTTCCGGGTGCTGCCCCGGGACCTCAGCGCCGGCTCCGACCCGCGCCAGGAGACCGAGCGCGGCATCGACGCCGCCTACCGCACGGTCGCCGTGCTCTCGCCCGCCTACCAGCGCTCGCCGCAGGCCCGCGCGCTCTGGGAGTCGGTGGTCAGCTCCGATCCGTCCGGCACCCGGCGCCAGCTCGTCCCGGTCCGGGTCGGCGACGTCCGGCTCACCGCGCCGTTCAGCAACCGCAACCCGGTCGACCTGGTCGGCCGGGACGAGACGCAGTCCGTGCAGACGCTGCTGCGCGCCCTCGGCCGGGCCGACGTGCCGCTCGCCGAGACCACCGGGACGGGCCCGCGCTTCCCCGGCAGCAAGCCGCAGGTCTGGGACGTGCCGCCGCGCAACCCCTCCTTCACCGGGAGGGCCGCCGTCCTGGAGCAGCTGCGCAACCAGCTGCGCGGCGGGATGGCCGCCGTGCTGCCCACCCCGCAGACGCTGTACGGGCTCGGCGGCGTCGGCAAGACCCAGGTGGCGCTGGAGTACGCGCACCGCTTCATGTCCGACTACGACCTGGTCTGGTGGATCGACGCGGAACAGACCGAGCTGGTCGCCCCGGCGCTGGCCGACCTGGCCCGCCGGCTGGGTCTGCGGGTCGGCGACTCGGTGACCGAGGCCGCCGAGGCGGCCCGGGAGGCGCTGCGCCGCGGGGTGCCCACCTCGCGCTGGCTGCTGATCTTCGACAACGCCGACGAACCCGCCGAGATCCGCTGGTTCTTCCCCGGCGGCTCCGGCCACATCCTGGTCACCTCCCGCAACCAGGCCTGGTCCGGGCACGCGGAGGCGCTGGAGGTCGACGTCTTCACCCGCGGCGAGAGCGTCGAGCACCTCTGCCGCCGCGCCCGCGGGCTCTCCCGCTCGGACGCCGACCGGGTGGCCGAGGCGGTCGGAGACCTGCCGCTGGCCGTCGAGGTCGCCGCCGCCTGGCTGGACACCACCGGCACGCCGGTGGACACCTACGTCACCCAGCTGCAGGCCGAGGCGGCCCGCGCGCTGGCGGGTGCCCGTCCGGCCGACTACCCGACGCCGGTCGGCGCGACCTGGAACGTCTCGATCGGCCGGCTGCGCACGCAGTCCCCGGCGGCGGTCCGGCTGCTCCAGCTCTGCGCGTTCTTCGCGCCGGAGCCGATCTCGATGAACCTGTTCTACAGCGACCAGATGATCCGCGCGCTGGTGCAGTACGACGCCGACCTCAGCGACAAGTTCATGCTGGGCAAGGTGATCCAGGCGATCGGCCGGTACGCGCTCGCCAAGGTCGACGCCGGCACCAACAGCTTCCAGGTGCACCGGCTGGTCCAGGCGGTGATCCGGGCCGAGATGACCGAGGACGAGCAGGAGGTCGCCGTCCACGAGGTGCACCGCATCCTCACCGGCGCCCGGCCCGTCCTCGGGGACACCGACGACCCGGCCAACTGGCCGGCCTTCGACGAGATCTGGCCGCACCTGTCGCCCTCCAGGGCGCACAACTGCGACGAGGCCGACACCCGGCAGCTGCTCATCGACCGCGTCCGCTACCTCTGGAAGCGCGGCGAGCTGGACCGCGCCCGGGACCTCGGCCACGCGCTGGACGCGGAGTGGACCGGCAAGCTCGGCGAGGACGACCGGCAGACCCTGCTGCTGCGCTTCCAGCTCGCCAACGTGCTCCGCTCGCAGGGCAACTACGCCGACGCGCTGGCGCTGGACGAGTCCACCCTGGAGCGCCAGCGGGCCCTGCTCGGCGAGCACCACCCCTACACCCTGATGACCGCGGGCTCGCTCGGCGCCGACCGCCGGGCCCTCGGCCGGTTCCAGGAGGCGCTCGACCTGGACCGCGAGATCCTGGACCAGTTCCGGGAGCTGTTCGGCGACGACAACCCGCGCACCCTCTCGATGGCGAACAACCTGGCCATCGACTACCGGCTGGTCGGCGACAGCGAGGCCGCCCGCGAACTCGACCAGGAGACCCTGGACCGGCGCACCGCGGTGCTCGGCCCGCGCCACCCCTACACCCTCTCCACCAAGTCCAACCTCGCCCGGGACCTGCGCGAACTCGGCGACTACCGGGGCTCGGTGGAGCTGCTCCAGGAGGTCACCAACGACCTCGGCGACGTGCTGGACCCGGACCTTCCGGAGAACCTGCGCAACGCCAAGTCGCTGGCCGTCTCGCTGCGCCGGACCGGTCAGCTGGCCGAGGCCCGGCGGATCACCAAGGAGACCTACGAGCGCTACCTGGAGCGGTACGGCGCAGACGCGCCCGACGCGCTGGCCTGCGCGCTCAACCTGGCCGCCGACCACAGCGCCTCCGGCGACAAGGAGGCCGCCCGCGACCTCTGCACCACCGTGTACGAGGGCCACCGCCGGCTGTTCGGCGAGGAGCACCCGTTCACCCTGGCCTGCGCCAACAACCTCGGCATCTACCTGCGGGGCAGCGGCGACGTCCCGGGGGCCATCGAGCGCGGCCGGGACACCGTGGACGGGCTCACCCGCTCGGTCGGCCCGGACCACCCGTACACCCTCAACGCGATGATCAACCTGGCCAACGCCCACGGGGACGCCGGCCAGGTCGGACTCGCCGAGGAGCTGGGCCGCCGCGCCTACGCCGGACTGTGCGAGCGCTACACGCCCCGCCACCCGGACGCGGTGGCCTGCGAGGCCAACCTGGCCGTCACCCTGCGGGCCGCCGGCCGGCACGGCCAGGCCGCCGACCTGCGCGCCCGGGCGATCGCCGAGCTGATCCGCCAGTTCGGCGAGGAACACCCCAACACCGTCGCGGCCCGCGGCTGGAAGCGGATCAACCGGGACCTGGAACCGCAGCCGGTGTGA